In the Bacillus shivajii genome, one interval contains:
- a CDS encoding DUF2529 family protein: MKIFRTQLQNFINRTDEYEEQFEDAARIIAQSIISDGDLWIYGESELEGIVSQAVSGVDPLPTIKVANTNTAFTHLDTLLVFSTDPASTGTKTIVEKGKKAGCEVIGVSSHSSQSDQEQEWITLCNFHFSTGLSQGLVPTDDGNRIGTPHLLIALHIYYALYFTLQEYLEEYDM; encoded by the coding sequence ATGAAAATTTTTCGTACACAATTACAAAATTTCATTAACAGAACGGATGAATATGAAGAACAATTTGAAGATGCTGCAAGAATCATTGCCCAAAGTATCATTAGTGATGGTGATCTTTGGATTTATGGGGAGTCAGAACTAGAAGGAATCGTATCACAAGCAGTAAGCGGTGTCGATCCGCTCCCGACTATAAAGGTAGCTAATACGAATACAGCCTTTACCCATTTAGATACATTGCTTGTTTTTTCGACTGACCCTGCAAGCACCGGTACGAAAACAATTGTTGAAAAAGGAAAAAAAGCAGGTTGTGAAGTAATTGGGGTTAGCTCCCATAGTTCGCAAAGTGATCAAGAACAAGAATGGATAACGCTTTGTAATTTTCATTTTTCTACAGGATTAAGCCAAGGGTTAGTGCCAACCGATGACGGTAATCGTATAGGAACACCACATTTACTAATTGCTCTTCATATTTATTACGCTTTATACTTCACTCTTCAAGAATATTTAGAGGAATATGATATGTAA
- the fsa gene encoding fructose-6-phosphate aldolase has translation MKFFIDTANLDEIKEAHELGILSGVTTNPSLVAKEGVDFHQRLKEITDVVTSGSVSAEVIATDAEGMIKEGKELAAIAPNITVKVPMTLDGLKAVRTFSELNIKTNVTLVFSVNQALLAARAGATYVSPFLGRLDDIGHDGLELISKIAETFDMHSIGTEIIAASVRHPQHVTESALRGAHISTVPIKVIHQLVKHPLTDQGIEKFLADWESAQK, from the coding sequence ATGAAATTTTTCATTGATACAGCAAACTTAGACGAAATTAAAGAAGCTCATGAACTAGGGATTCTATCAGGGGTTACGACAAACCCTTCTTTAGTAGCCAAAGAAGGCGTTGATTTCCATCAACGGTTAAAAGAAATTACCGATGTAGTTACTTCAGGCTCTGTAAGTGCAGAAGTGATTGCAACTGATGCAGAAGGAATGATCAAAGAAGGGAAAGAATTAGCAGCGATTGCTCCTAATATTACGGTAAAGGTCCCGATGACTTTAGATGGGTTAAAAGCTGTTCGGACGTTCAGCGAACTCAACATTAAAACAAATGTTACGTTAGTATTCTCTGTAAACCAAGCTCTCCTTGCAGCAAGGGCTGGAGCAACGTATGTATCGCCATTTCTAGGTCGTTTAGATGATATTGGACATGATGGACTGGAATTAATTTCGAAAATTGCCGAGACATTTGATATGCATAGTATTGGTACAGAAATTATCGCCGCATCTGTCCGTCATCCACAGCATGTCACAGAATCGGCCCTTCGTGGCGCTCATATTTCAACGGTTCCAATAAAGGTTATTCACCAACTAGTGAAGCACCCGTTAACAGATCAAGGGATCGAAAAGTTTTTAGCAGACTGGGAAAGTGCCCAAAAATAA
- a CDS encoding alanine/glycine:cation symporter family protein encodes MEAVEEFIGTVSGFVWGLPLIILLVGTGLYLTFRLMFFSFQQLPYSLKLVFSKKDEKSKGDISHFQALMTALAATVGTGNIAGVASAVAVGGPGAVFWMWLTAFVGMATKYSEAILGVKYRTENSKGEMSGGPMHYIEKGLGMKWLAVLFAFFAAIAAFGIGNMVQSHEAAGVANLNFGIPTWVTGLILTILVGLVIIGGIKSIGKVVGFIVPIMIVFYLLAGLSIIILNVSYVPDAFVYIFTDAFNGQAVAGGAIGAVIQQGVARGIFSNEAGLGTGGIAAAAAKTDIPARQALVSMTQVFIDTILVCTITGLALVMGQMYLVEADSAAQLTSMAFENYLPGIGGYVVAIALLFFVFSTIVGWSYFGEKCFTYLFGDKVSMYYRIAFVAALFVGSVVSLDIVWGFADVMNGLMAFPNLVALLLLSGVVVAETKKFKEKRKQEKQQQLGA; translated from the coding sequence ATGGAAGCTGTTGAAGAGTTTATTGGCACCGTCAGTGGGTTTGTCTGGGGTTTACCACTGATCATTTTACTTGTTGGTACAGGTCTTTATTTAACATTTCGTTTAATGTTCTTCTCATTCCAACAACTACCGTATTCTTTAAAACTTGTTTTTTCTAAGAAGGATGAAAAATCAAAAGGGGATATTTCTCACTTCCAAGCTTTAATGACTGCTTTAGCGGCTACAGTCGGTACTGGTAATATTGCCGGGGTTGCCTCTGCAGTTGCAGTTGGTGGTCCTGGTGCAGTGTTTTGGATGTGGCTAACGGCATTTGTCGGAATGGCAACAAAATATAGTGAAGCCATACTTGGTGTTAAGTATCGAACTGAAAACTCTAAAGGTGAGATGTCCGGTGGGCCGATGCACTATATTGAAAAAGGACTCGGCATGAAATGGCTCGCTGTCTTATTTGCGTTCTTTGCTGCCATTGCTGCTTTTGGGATCGGAAACATGGTGCAATCACATGAGGCCGCAGGTGTTGCAAACTTAAACTTTGGAATTCCAACTTGGGTCACAGGACTTATACTTACAATTTTAGTTGGTCTTGTTATTATTGGTGGAATTAAAAGTATTGGAAAAGTTGTCGGCTTTATCGTACCAATTATGATCGTTTTTTATCTTCTTGCAGGTTTAAGTATCATTATTTTAAATGTCTCTTATGTACCTGATGCATTTGTTTATATCTTTACGGATGCATTCAATGGTCAGGCAGTTGCAGGGGGAGCAATTGGTGCAGTAATCCAACAAGGGGTTGCACGAGGAATCTTCTCCAACGAAGCTGGTCTTGGTACCGGTGGTATCGCTGCAGCTGCTGCAAAAACGGATATACCTGCTCGTCAAGCATTAGTATCAATGACACAAGTATTTATTGATACGATCCTTGTTTGTACAATTACAGGGCTTGCGCTCGTTATGGGGCAAATGTACCTCGTTGAGGCAGATAGTGCTGCACAATTAACATCAATGGCATTTGAAAACTATTTACCTGGTATAGGCGGATACGTCGTAGCGATTGCGTTATTATTCTTCGTATTCTCCACGATCGTTGGGTGGTCTTACTTTGGTGAGAAGTGTTTCACATACTTATTTGGCGATAAAGTCTCCATGTATTACCGAATCGCGTTCGTTGCTGCATTATTTGTTGGTTCCGTTGTTTCTTTAGATATCGTTTGGGGCTTCGCGGATGTCATGAACGGTTTAATGGCCTTTCCGAACTTAGTGGCCCTCCTCTTATTATCGGGAGTGGTTGTAGCTGAAACGAAGAAATTTAAAGAGAAGCGAAAACAAGAGAAACAGCAACAGCTCGGTGCTTAG
- a CDS encoding response regulator, producing MAKKILIVDDQFGIRVLLTEVFEKDGYTTLQASNGKQALKIVEEDEPDIILLDMKIPGMDGLEILREIKKSGAKSDVIMMTAYGELEMINEAMELGALTHFSKPFDIDEVKEKVRNYLTV from the coding sequence ATGGCTAAAAAGATATTAATTGTAGATGATCAATTCGGGATTAGAGTGTTATTAACAGAAGTATTTGAAAAAGATGGATATACAACATTACAAGCATCTAATGGAAAACAAGCATTAAAAATTGTGGAAGAAGATGAACCTGATATTATCTTATTAGATATGAAAATCCCAGGAATGGACGGTTTAGAAATATTAAGAGAAATAAAAAAATCAGGGGCAAAGTCGGATGTCATTATGATGACAGCATACGGTGAGTTAGAAATGATTAATGAAGCGATGGAATTAGGAGCATTAACACATTTTTCGAAACCATTTGATATTGATGAAGTGAAGGAGAAAGTACGTAACTATTTGACGGTTTAG
- the meaB gene encoding methylmalonyl Co-A mutase-associated GTPase MeaB — protein sequence MDLGGKIRKGDQRALAKAISIVEDRKHGYRSLLSRLYDENNKGQIIGVTGSPGAGKSSLVNMLVKEWRKRGKTVAIAAVDPTSPFSGGALLGDRVRMKDHEEDDGVFIRSLGTRGSLGGLSEACQDVVRLMSASGFDLVVVETVGVGQSELDIMKTADSVALVLYPSGGDVIQAFKAGIMEIADLFIINKADLPGVDQLKGELEDLLHISERFGKWSPPIVETISTENKGMNEVVEKLDEHFRFLVSSSERTERRLSQRKQEVTRRLQEQFLFEISPLLDRYFTHQEVLEQDPYETSEKIFQLWKKGEGTKRGEG from the coding sequence ATGGATTTAGGAGGAAAAATTCGCAAAGGAGATCAACGTGCATTAGCAAAAGCAATATCGATTGTTGAAGATAGAAAGCATGGGTACCGATCTCTTTTGTCCCGCCTATACGATGAAAATAACAAAGGACAAATTATTGGTGTGACAGGATCACCTGGAGCTGGGAAGAGTTCACTTGTCAATATGCTTGTAAAAGAGTGGCGAAAACGAGGAAAAACTGTTGCGATAGCAGCTGTAGATCCGACAAGCCCATTTTCCGGTGGTGCATTACTTGGTGATCGTGTCCGAATGAAAGATCATGAAGAAGATGATGGTGTATTTATTCGAAGTTTAGGCACAAGAGGTAGCTTAGGGGGACTATCTGAAGCATGTCAGGATGTTGTGCGACTCATGAGTGCTTCAGGTTTTGATTTAGTGGTCGTTGAAACAGTTGGTGTAGGCCAGTCAGAGCTCGATATTATGAAAACAGCTGACTCTGTTGCACTCGTTTTATACCCTTCAGGTGGCGATGTCATTCAAGCATTTAAAGCAGGAATTATGGAAATTGCGGACTTATTTATTATTAATAAAGCAGATTTACCTGGCGTCGATCAACTAAAAGGAGAACTTGAAGACTTATTACACATTTCTGAGCGTTTCGGAAAGTGGTCACCACCTATCGTTGAAACCATTTCAACAGAAAATAAAGGAATGAACGAAGTTGTTGAGAAGCTTGATGAACATTTTCGATTCTTGGTTTCATCGAGTGAAAGAACTGAACGACGACTCAGTCAGAGAAAACAAGAAGTCACACGCCGTTTACAAGAACAATTTTTATTTGAAATTTCCCCTCTATTAGATCGATACTTCACCCATCAAGAGGTGTTAGAACAAGATCCTTATGAAACCTCCGAGAAAATTTTCCAATTATGGAAAAAGGGTGAAGGCACGAAGAGAGGAGAGGGCTAA
- a CDS encoding TetR/AcrR family transcriptional regulator, translated as MKKKQVPSMVKDQRLVHKRREQIVKASVKLFNEKGYHGTTTREVAQASGFSIGTLYEYIGSKEDILYLVCDAVYDEVMEKWEQLMDVNLEGIERLKQVIESYFNVVDDLQDEVLVLYQETKSLPKESLNYVLQKEINMKEMFEKEIRACMDKGILLLNEEEVTLACHNILVAGHMWTFRRWAVQKEYNIEQYCKWQMSQLFHGFQLEDEKSASSLHTTGTEGEV; from the coding sequence ATGAAAAAGAAACAAGTGCCATCGATGGTAAAAGATCAGCGGCTTGTTCATAAACGCAGGGAGCAGATCGTAAAGGCATCGGTAAAGCTTTTTAACGAAAAAGGTTATCACGGAACGACGACGCGAGAAGTCGCTCAAGCGTCTGGTTTTAGTATAGGTACGTTATATGAATATATCGGATCCAAAGAAGATATTCTTTATTTAGTTTGTGACGCAGTCTATGACGAGGTCATGGAAAAGTGGGAACAATTAATGGATGTAAATCTTGAAGGTATTGAGCGTTTGAAGCAAGTGATTGAATCTTACTTCAATGTCGTCGACGATTTACAAGATGAAGTACTAGTCTTATATCAAGAAACGAAATCGCTACCGAAAGAATCGTTAAATTATGTGTTACAAAAAGAAATAAATATGAAAGAAATGTTTGAAAAAGAAATTCGCGCTTGTATGGATAAAGGAATACTCCTTTTAAATGAAGAAGAGGTGACGCTTGCCTGTCACAACATTCTCGTTGCAGGACATATGTGGACGTTTAGAAGGTGGGCAGTTCAAAAGGAATATAACATTGAACAATATTGTAAATGGCAAATGAGCCAGCTATTTCATGGGTTTCAGTTGGAAGATGAAAAAAGTGCATCCTCTTTGCACACAACAGGTACGGAGGGAGAAGTATGA
- the fba gene encoding class II fructose-1,6-bisphosphate aldolase — translation MPLVSMKEMLETAKAEGYAVGQFNLNNLEFTQAILQAAEEEKSPVILGVSEGAARYIGGFHTVVTIVEALMAEYETTVPVAIHLDHGSSFEKCVEAMYAGFTSVMIDGSHHPLEENIALTKKVVDVAHTLGISVEAELGRIGGQEDDLIVDDAEAAYAIPSECDQLVRETNVDCFAPALGSVHGPYKGEPNLGFDRMEEVSQLTGVPLVLHGGTGIPTKDIQKAISLGTAKINVNTENQISSVKRVREVLAENEEMYDPRKYLGPARDAIKETVIGKMREFGSSNKA, via the coding sequence ATGCCTTTAGTATCAATGAAAGAAATGCTAGAAACTGCAAAAGCTGAGGGGTATGCGGTAGGACAATTCAACCTTAACAACCTTGAGTTTACTCAAGCAATTCTACAAGCTGCAGAAGAGGAAAAGTCTCCAGTAATTCTAGGAGTGTCTGAAGGGGCTGCACGTTACATAGGTGGTTTCCACACAGTTGTAACAATTGTAGAAGCCCTAATGGCTGAATATGAAACAACGGTTCCTGTAGCAATCCACTTAGACCACGGTTCAAGCTTTGAAAAGTGTGTAGAAGCAATGTATGCAGGATTCACATCTGTTATGATCGATGGTTCTCATCACCCATTAGAAGAAAACATTGCACTTACAAAGAAAGTTGTTGATGTGGCTCATACATTAGGAATTTCTGTAGAAGCTGAATTAGGCCGTATCGGTGGACAAGAAGATGACTTAATCGTAGATGATGCAGAAGCAGCATATGCGATTCCATCTGAGTGTGACCAGCTTGTACGTGAAACAAATGTGGACTGCTTTGCGCCTGCATTAGGTTCTGTACACGGTCCATATAAAGGTGAACCAAACCTTGGCTTTGACCGTATGGAAGAAGTATCTCAATTAACGGGTGTACCTCTAGTTCTTCACGGTGGTACAGGCATCCCAACAAAAGATATCCAAAAAGCAATTTCTCTTGGAACAGCGAAAATTAACGTAAATACAGAAAACCAAATTTCTTCTGTAAAACGTGTGCGTGAAGTTCTTGCTGAAAACGAAGAAATGTACGACCCACGTAAATACTTAGGGCCAGCACGTGATGCGATTAAAGAAACAGTTATCGGTAAAATGCGTGAATTTGGTTCTTCAAATAAAGCGTAA
- the icmF gene encoding fused isobutyryl-CoA mutase/GTPase IcmF, giving the protein MIRYEPKNPIRFVTASSLFDGHDASINIMRRMLQASGAEVIHLGHNRSVDEVVQAAIQEDVQGIAISSYQGGHVEYFKYLYDLLQEKGAGHIQIFGGGGGVIIPAEIRELHDYGITRIFSPEDGRKHGLQGMIDQMLETCDFALDDVSKISGEQIETREMGSVARMISVAEKRAFKEELNEQAQTLFEEEILSKNMPDTPILGITGTGGAGKSSLTDELVRRFLNAFDDKSLAILSVDPTKKKTGGALLGDRIRMNAIHSPRVYMRSLATRDSRQELSKAIEEAIHVVKAAGYDMIIVETSGIGQGDAAITDVADASMYVMTSEFGAPSQLEKIDMIDFADIISINKFDRKGSEDALREVRKQYQRSHTLFEEQPENMPVYGTIASQFNDPGTNRLFYELITIINEKCESDWQTNLGKTDELSTKKVIIPSEQIHYLREISDTVRSYHKKTEEEMKKARRLFQIEGTLEALNEKKRDDDRHGLIELKEEYKSELTQETKETLDTWENKKEMYKQDQFVTKIRDKEIVTELKTRSLSGLDIPKVALPKFEDYGEIVRWVRKENVPGEFPYTAGVFPFKRKGEDPKRQFAGEGSPERTNRRFHYLSEDDDAKRLSTAFDSVTLYGEDPGYRPDIYGKVGESGVSICTLDDMKKLYDGFDLCAPSTSVSMTINGPAPIILAMFMNTAVDQQIEAYTKQNGREPNEAEKEEIKDRTLSTVRGTVQADILKEDQGQNTCIFSTEFALRMMGDIQQYFIDHKVRNYYSVSISGYHIAEAGANPISQLAFTLANGFTYVEYYLSRGMHIDDFAPNLSFFFSNGLDPEYTVIGRVARRIWAIAMKHKYGGNERSQKLKYHIQTSGRSLHAQEVDFNDIRTTLQALMAIYDNCNSLHTNAYDEAVTTPTEESVRRAMAIQLIITKEMGLAKNENPQQGSFIVEELTDLVEEAVLMELERMNDRGGVLGAMETQYQRGKIQEESLLYETKKHNGDLPIIGVNTYLNPNTPKEDDFDMELARATKEEKEGQIQHLRNFQESHASESEKALARLKEVALSGGNLFEELMEAVKVASLGQITDALYEVGGQYRRNL; this is encoded by the coding sequence ATGATAAGATACGAACCGAAGAATCCAATCCGTTTTGTAACAGCATCAAGTTTATTTGATGGTCATGATGCGTCCATTAATATTATGAGAAGAATGCTTCAAGCCTCAGGAGCTGAAGTTATTCACCTTGGACATAACCGTTCGGTGGATGAAGTCGTTCAAGCAGCAATTCAAGAAGATGTCCAAGGCATTGCGATCTCATCATATCAAGGCGGACATGTAGAATATTTTAAATACTTATATGATTTGCTTCAAGAAAAAGGAGCAGGACATATTCAAATTTTTGGAGGCGGTGGTGGAGTCATTATTCCTGCCGAGATTCGTGAGCTCCATGACTATGGGATTACTCGAATTTTTTCTCCAGAAGATGGAAGAAAACACGGCCTTCAAGGAATGATTGATCAAATGTTAGAGACTTGTGACTTTGCCCTTGATGATGTCTCAAAAATTTCAGGCGAACAAATTGAAACGAGAGAAATGGGCTCTGTTGCACGAATGATCAGTGTTGCAGAAAAACGTGCATTTAAAGAAGAACTAAATGAACAAGCGCAAACCCTGTTTGAAGAAGAAATCCTTTCTAAAAATATGCCAGACACACCGATCCTTGGAATTACAGGAACGGGAGGAGCCGGGAAAAGTTCATTAACAGATGAGCTTGTAAGAAGGTTCTTAAATGCGTTTGATGATAAATCATTAGCGATCTTATCTGTTGACCCAACGAAGAAAAAAACAGGTGGTGCATTGCTTGGTGATAGAATTCGTATGAATGCTATTCACTCACCGCGTGTTTATATGCGTTCTTTAGCGACAAGAGACAGCCGTCAAGAGCTTTCGAAAGCAATCGAAGAGGCGATCCATGTCGTTAAAGCAGCGGGATACGACATGATCATTGTTGAGACAAGTGGAATTGGTCAAGGAGACGCAGCAATTACCGATGTAGCAGATGCCTCTATGTACGTCATGACGAGTGAATTCGGTGCACCATCACAGCTTGAAAAAATCGATATGATTGATTTTGCCGATATCATCTCAATAAACAAGTTTGACCGAAAAGGATCAGAAGATGCGCTTCGAGAAGTACGTAAGCAATATCAACGAAGCCATACGTTATTTGAAGAGCAACCAGAAAACATGCCAGTTTACGGTACGATTGCGAGTCAGTTTAATGATCCAGGTACAAACCGCTTATTTTATGAACTAATCACGATCATTAATGAAAAGTGCGAGAGCGACTGGCAAACAAACCTCGGAAAAACAGATGAATTATCAACAAAAAAAGTCATTATTCCATCTGAACAAATTCATTACTTGAGGGAAATCTCAGATACCGTTCGTTCTTATCATAAAAAAACAGAAGAAGAAATGAAAAAAGCGCGTCGGCTTTTCCAAATTGAAGGTACGCTTGAGGCGTTAAACGAGAAAAAACGTGATGATGACCGTCACGGGTTAATCGAGCTAAAAGAAGAATATAAGTCTGAACTAACTCAAGAAACAAAGGAAACGCTCGATACATGGGAAAATAAAAAGGAAATGTATAAACAAGATCAATTCGTTACAAAAATTCGGGACAAAGAAATCGTCACGGAATTAAAGACGAGAAGTCTTTCGGGTTTAGATATTCCGAAAGTTGCGTTACCAAAGTTTGAGGACTATGGTGAAATCGTCCGTTGGGTTCGAAAAGAAAATGTTCCAGGTGAGTTCCCTTATACTGCTGGTGTTTTTCCATTTAAGCGAAAAGGGGAAGACCCGAAACGTCAATTCGCTGGTGAAGGAAGCCCAGAAAGAACGAACCGACGCTTTCATTATTTATCAGAAGACGACGACGCAAAACGTTTAAGTACAGCGTTTGACTCGGTAACTTTATATGGTGAAGATCCAGGATATCGACCTGATATTTACGGTAAGGTCGGTGAAAGTGGTGTGAGCATTTGTACGCTAGATGATATGAAGAAACTTTACGATGGCTTCGATCTATGTGCACCATCAACGTCTGTTTCAATGACAATTAATGGACCGGCGCCAATCATTTTAGCAATGTTTATGAACACGGCGGTTGACCAGCAAATTGAAGCATACACGAAGCAAAATGGTAGAGAACCGAATGAAGCCGAAAAAGAAGAAATTAAAGATCGAACGTTGTCTACGGTTCGAGGAACCGTTCAAGCAGACATTTTAAAAGAAGATCAAGGTCAAAACACGTGTATTTTTAGTACGGAGTTTGCCCTTCGAATGATGGGCGATATTCAACAATATTTTATTGATCATAAAGTGCGAAACTATTATTCTGTATCGATTTCTGGCTATCATATTGCAGAAGCGGGAGCAAACCCGATTAGTCAGCTAGCATTTACGTTAGCAAATGGCTTTACGTATGTGGAATACTATTTGAGCCGTGGTATGCACATTGATGACTTTGCACCAAACTTATCGTTCTTCTTCAGTAACGGGCTTGACCCAGAATATACGGTAATTGGGCGAGTTGCTCGACGCATTTGGGCAATTGCGATGAAGCATAAGTATGGTGGAAACGAGCGAAGCCAAAAGCTTAAATACCATATCCAAACGTCAGGGCGGTCATTGCACGCACAGGAAGTTGATTTTAATGACATTCGTACAACATTACAAGCGTTAATGGCAATCTATGATAACTGTAACTCACTTCATACGAACGCCTATGACGAAGCGGTCACTACACCGACGGAAGAAAGTGTCCGTCGAGCGATGGCAATCCAACTCATTATCACAAAAGAAATGGGACTTGCGAAAAATGAAAATCCACAGCAAGGTTCATTCATCGTTGAAGAGTTAACAGATCTTGTTGAAGAGGCTGTCCTTATGGAGTTAGAGCGCATGAACGACCGCGGTGGAGTGTTAGGGGCAATGGAAACACAATATCAGCGTGGAAAAATTCAAGAAGAATCTCTATTATACGAAACGAAAAAGCATAACGGAGATCTACCGATCATTGGAGTTAACACCTACTTGAACCCTAACACTCCAAAAGAAGATGACTTTGATATGGAACTAGCTCGTGCAACGAAAGAAGAGAAAGAAGGTCAAATACAGCATTTACGCAATTTCCAAGAATCACATGCTAGCGAATCAGAAAAAGCATTAGCTCGTTTAAAAGAAGTTGCCTTAAGCGGGGGGAACTTATTTGAAGAGTTAATGGAAGCAGTGAAAGTTGCAAGTCTTGGCCAAATTACCGACGCCCTTTACGAAGTCGGGGGTCAATATAGAAGAAATTTATAA
- the rpoE gene encoding DNA-directed RNA polymerase subunit delta has protein sequence MSIKQYSEAQLKELAMIEIAYELLKENKTSYNYHALLKLVAEAKGLSEKQVKERIAHLYTEMSMDGRFVNIGDNNWALRSWYPFDQTEEELSQTNRARKKKRDEDEEAGIFEDEEDFDEFEDLEDELDELASEEDSDLDEDDDEMDDDVEEDIDGDEEDDL, from the coding sequence GTGAGCATCAAACAGTACAGTGAGGCTCAGTTAAAGGAGTTGGCAATGATTGAAATTGCCTATGAACTGTTAAAGGAGAATAAGACCTCTTATAACTATCATGCACTATTAAAGCTAGTAGCAGAAGCAAAAGGGTTGTCAGAAAAACAAGTGAAAGAGCGTATTGCACACCTCTATACTGAGATGTCAATGGACGGTCGCTTCGTAAATATTGGCGACAATAATTGGGCTCTTCGCTCATGGTATCCTTTTGATCAAACAGAAGAAGAGCTTTCTCAAACGAACAGAGCACGTAAGAAAAAACGTGATGAAGATGAGGAAGCAGGAATCTTTGAAGATGAAGAAGATTTCGATGAATTTGAAGATCTTGAAGATGAACTTGATGAACTAGCAAGTGAAGAGGACTCTGATCTCGACGAAGATGATGACGAGATGGATGATGATGTGGAAGAGGATATAGATGGGGATGAAGAGGACGACCTCTAA
- a CDS encoding CTP synthase, translating to MTTKYIFVTGGVVSSLGKGITAASLGRLLKNRGLKVTIQKFDPYINVDPGTMSPYQHGEVFVTDDGAETDLDLGHYERFIDINLGKYSNVTTGKVYSTVLKKERRGDYLGGTVQVIPHITNELKDRVYRAAKEGHPDVVITEIGGTVGDIESLPFLEAIRQIKSDVGAQNVMYIHCTLIPYLGAAGEMKSKPTQHSVKELRSLGIQPNVIVVRTERPVPEDMKDKIALFCDIEKEAVIEARDAETLYEVPIELQKQKLDEYVCNHLNLKCNEADMSEWLGLIDKVKNLSTKTKIALVGKYVALQDAYLSVAEALKHAGYAFDSDIEIEWINSEEVTRDNVKEKLSNVDGILVPGGFGDRGIEGKILAIEHARVNKIPFLGICLGMQLASVEFARNVLGFEGANSAELNPETKYPVIDLLPEQKDVEDYGGTLRLGLYPCKLIDGTAAYEAYSEQVVYERHRHRYEFNNEYREQMEEAGFIFSGTSPDGRLVEIVEVKDHPYFVASQFHPEFVSRPTRPQPLFREFIRASLGK from the coding sequence ATGACGACCAAGTATATTTTTGTTACAGGCGGTGTTGTTTCATCATTAGGAAAAGGGATTACAGCGGCATCTTTAGGGCGCCTGTTAAAAAACCGAGGACTAAAGGTAACGATTCAAAAGTTTGATCCATATATTAACGTTGACCCAGGGACGATGAGTCCTTATCAGCATGGAGAAGTGTTTGTAACTGATGACGGAGCAGAAACAGACCTAGACCTTGGACACTACGAGCGCTTTATTGATATTAACTTAGGTAAATATAGTAACGTTACAACAGGAAAAGTGTATTCTACTGTATTGAAAAAAGAACGTCGTGGTGATTATTTAGGTGGAACGGTTCAAGTCATTCCACACATTACAAATGAACTGAAAGATCGTGTTTACCGTGCAGCAAAAGAGGGGCACCCAGATGTTGTTATAACAGAGATTGGTGGAACAGTTGGGGACATCGAAAGTCTTCCGTTCTTAGAGGCGATCCGTCAAATTAAAAGTGATGTTGGAGCGCAGAATGTGATGTACATTCACTGTACATTAATTCCTTACCTTGGCGCAGCTGGAGAAATGAAATCGAAGCCGACACAACATAGTGTGAAGGAGCTCCGAAGCTTAGGCATCCAGCCGAATGTTATTGTTGTTCGTACAGAGCGTCCTGTGCCAGAAGATATGAAAGACAAAATTGCCCTATTTTGTGATATTGAAAAAGAAGCAGTTATCGAAGCTCGTGATGCTGAAACCTTATATGAAGTACCGATTGAACTACAAAAGCAAAAGCTTGATGAATATGTTTGTAACCATTTGAACTTAAAGTGTAATGAAGCTGACATGAGCGAATGGTTAGGACTCATTGATAAAGTAAAAAATCTTTCTACAAAAACGAAAATTGCCTTAGTCGGAAAATATGTTGCTCTTCAAGATGCATACTTATCTGTTGCTGAGGCACTAAAGCATGCAGGCTATGCTTTTGATTCAGATATTGAGATTGAGTGGATTAATTCAGAAGAAGTCACAAGAGATAACGTGAAAGAAAAGCTTTCAAATGTTGATGGTATTCTTGTTCCAGGTGGATTTGGTGATCGAGGAATTGAAGGAAAAATCTTAGCGATTGAACATGCTCGTGTTAATAAAATTCCTTTCTTAGGGATTTGTTTAGGTATGCAGCTAGCGTCTGTCGAATTTGCAAGAAACGTTTTAGGTTTTGAAGGAGCAAACTCTGCAGAGTTAAACCCAGAAACAAAGTATCCTGTCATTGATTTATTACCTGAACAAAAAGATGTCGAAGATTACGGCGGGACATTAAGACTAGGGCTTTACCCATGTAAACTAATAGATGGAACAGCAGCTTATGAAGCGTACTCTGAGCAAGTCGTCTATGAGCGTCACCGTCATCGCTATGAGTTTAATAATGAGTATCGTGAACAAATGGAAGAAGCAGGTTTTATCTTCTCTGGAACAAGTCCAGATGGACGATTAGTTGAAATTGTTGAAGTGAAAGATCATCCGTATTTTGTCGCTTCACAGTTCCACCCTGAATTCGTCTCTAGACCAACGCGTCCACAACCGCTTTTCCGTGAATTTATTCGTGCTAGTTTAGGGAAATAA